In Ignavibacteriota bacterium, a single genomic region encodes these proteins:
- the ugpC gene encoding sn-glycerol-3-phosphate ABC transporter ATP-binding protein UgpC, giving the protein MASVRLENVYKKYDNKNIAVNNVSFTIEDKEFIVLVGPSGCGKSTTLRMVAGLEEISEGKIFIDEKVVNDVVPKDRDIAMVFQNYALYPHMSVYENLAFGLKIRKHDKSDIDTRVRNAAQILGIGEYLERKPKALSGGQRQRVALGRAIVRNPKVFLFDEPLSNLDANLRVQMRTEISRLHKQLQTTMIYVTHDQIEAMSLGDRIVVMKGGIVQQIDSPLDIYHKPANKFVAGFIGSPTMNFIEGTITNTNGFTFKDSSGSLTLPLTSSKEKLSSLANKEITLGIRPESIYAKSQNDSSHALTAQLDVTEPVGNEIFLYFKIGKSPEQYVSRIPSDIHPIAGKEFQLYFDTSKLHFFDKTTGESLL; this is encoded by the coding sequence ATGGCAAGTGTTCGGCTTGAAAACGTTTACAAAAAGTACGACAACAAAAACATCGCGGTGAATAATGTCTCATTTACTATTGAAGACAAAGAGTTTATCGTACTCGTCGGTCCATCTGGTTGCGGAAAGTCAACGACACTTCGAATGGTTGCCGGTTTGGAAGAAATTTCCGAAGGAAAAATTTTTATTGATGAAAAGGTCGTCAATGATGTAGTGCCGAAAGACCGGGACATAGCAATGGTTTTCCAAAACTACGCACTCTATCCGCACATGAGCGTCTATGAAAATCTTGCGTTCGGATTGAAAATCCGAAAACATGACAAGTCTGATATTGACACACGAGTTCGGAATGCCGCTCAGATTTTAGGAATCGGAGAATATCTTGAACGAAAACCGAAGGCGCTTTCCGGAGGTCAGCGGCAACGCGTGGCGCTCGGTCGCGCAATCGTTCGTAATCCCAAAGTATTTTTGTTTGATGAACCTCTTAGCAACCTTGATGCAAATTTACGCGTGCAGATGCGAACCGAAATTTCCCGCCTTCACAAACAACTGCAAACCACGATGATTTATGTTACACATGACCAAATCGAAGCGATGTCGCTCGGCGATAGAATTGTCGTGATGAAAGGCGGCATCGTTCAGCAGATTGATTCGCCGTTAGACATTTACCACAAACCTGCAAACAAATTCGTCGCCGGATTCATCGGCAGCCCGACGATGAATTTCATCGAAGGGACAATCACCAACACAAACGGATTTACATTCAAAGATTCATCCGGCTCGCTGACACTTCCCTTGACTTCCTCAAAAGAAAAATTATCATCGCTTGCGAATAAAGAGATTACTCTCGGTATCCGTCCCGAATCCATCTATGCGAAATCACAGAACGATTCGAGTCACGCACTCACCGCGCAACTCGATGTCACCGAACCGGTCGGGAATGAAATTTTCCTCTATTTCAAAATAGGAAAATCCCCTGAGCAATACGTCTCCAGAATTCCATCCGACATTCATCCGATAGCCGGCAAAGAATTTCAACTCTACTTCGATACGTCCAAACTCCACTTCTTCGACAAGACAACAGGTGAATCACTTTTGTAA
- a CDS encoding DUF5110 domain-containing protein translates to MNIGGKNFKFERFEEKTVLSTSLLELRVDHNPFRLSIYDKKDSLINQDDPKKGMARSGNEIAVWKVMPQDEFYFGLGEKSGSLDRKGKSYANWNSDIPAYKADTDPLYQTIPFFYGIKKGNAYGIFFDNTYRSYFNFGKEHPDQYSFGAVDGEMNYYFIYGPKPKDVLQKFNALTGTMPMPPKWSIGFQQCRWSYYPETRVREIAKNFRDRKIPCDVIYLDIHYMDAYKCFTWDNTRFPNPKQMTTDLAKDGFKIVTIVDPGIKKEEGYWVYDEGMKGNHFAKYPDGKPFVGTVWPGACVFPDFTKQDSRDWWGSLYKSLVDVGIKGFWNDMNEPSVFDSPNKTFALEVMHDANGTPSDHRKNHNVYGMQMARGTYEGLLKLKPNERPFVLTRAGYAGVQRYSSIWTGDNISNWDHLEMAIPMCLGLSISGQPFIGTDIGGFVGNPSGELFARWMQLGVFTPLMRAHSVIDAMNKEPWEFGPEVEAINKKSIEMRYKFLPYIYTQFYNAATDGTPLMRPLVYDYPEDGNTLWKDDLFMFGDALLVAPVIEERATKRGVYLPAGEWYDYWSNEKISGGKDITVDAPLDRLPLFVKAGSIIPTQQVVQYTDQEPIDPLTLEIFPAAIAETEWYEDDGISLDYQQGKYFTREATFSQTKENMKVALTQPKGDYKPPMRTIVMKFNAQSKKPTTVFLDRDELQFSSKEIEPTTALTWAYNSSQKILWVRIPDTFGLQKVIVQY, encoded by the coding sequence ATGAATATCGGTGGAAAGAACTTCAAGTTCGAGAGGTTCGAAGAGAAAACAGTACTCTCCACTTCTCTTCTTGAACTGAGAGTTGACCACAACCCGTTTCGTCTCTCCATCTACGATAAAAAAGATAGCCTCATCAATCAGGATGACCCGAAGAAAGGAATGGCTCGCTCAGGAAATGAAATCGCTGTTTGGAAAGTGATGCCGCAGGATGAATTTTATTTTGGACTGGGAGAAAAATCCGGCTCGCTCGACCGGAAAGGAAAATCGTATGCGAACTGGAACTCCGACATTCCCGCATACAAAGCAGACACCGACCCGCTCTATCAAACAATTCCGTTCTTCTACGGAATCAAAAAGGGAAACGCGTACGGAATTTTCTTTGATAATACGTATCGTTCCTATTTCAATTTCGGAAAAGAACATCCCGACCAATATTCGTTCGGCGCGGTTGATGGAGAAATGAATTACTACTTCATCTATGGACCGAAACCTAAAGACGTTTTGCAAAAATTCAACGCGCTCACCGGGACCATGCCGATGCCGCCGAAATGGTCAATCGGCTTTCAGCAATGTCGCTGGAGTTACTATCCCGAAACTCGTGTGCGTGAGATTGCAAAAAATTTCCGCGACCGGAAAATTCCGTGCGATGTCATCTATCTCGATATTCACTACATGGATGCATACAAATGCTTTACGTGGGATAACACTCGTTTTCCAAATCCGAAACAAATGACTACTGACCTTGCGAAAGATGGTTTCAAAATCGTTACCATCGTTGACCCGGGAATCAAAAAAGAAGAAGGCTATTGGGTGTATGATGAGGGAATGAAAGGAAATCACTTTGCAAAATATCCCGACGGCAAACCGTTTGTCGGAACAGTGTGGCCAGGCGCATGTGTCTTTCCTGATTTCACGAAACAAGATTCGCGTGATTGGTGGGGTTCACTCTACAAAAGTTTAGTTGATGTTGGTATCAAAGGATTTTGGAACGACATGAACGAGCCATCTGTGTTTGATTCACCCAATAAAACATTTGCACTTGAAGTGATGCACGATGCGAACGGCACTCCGTCCGACCACCGGAAAAATCATAACGTGTACGGAATGCAGATGGCACGCGGAACGTACGAAGGCTTGCTCAAACTCAAACCGAATGAACGCCCCTTTGTTCTTACCCGCGCAGGGTACGCTGGCGTTCAACGCTACTCTTCAATTTGGACGGGCGACAACATCAGCAACTGGGACCATCTTGAAATGGCAATTCCGATGTGCCTCGGTCTCAGCATTTCCGGGCAGCCATTTATCGGGACCGATATCGGCGGCTTCGTCGGAAATCCGAGCGGAGAATTGTTTGCTCGCTGGATGCAACTTGGCGTGTTCACACCGCTCATGCGCGCTCATTCTGTTATTGATGCAATGAACAAAGAGCCGTGGGAATTCGGACCGGAGGTTGAAGCAATCAATAAAAAGTCAATCGAGATGCGGTACAAATTTTTACCCTACATCTACACACAATTTTACAACGCCGCGACTGACGGCACACCGCTCATGCGTCCGCTCGTGTATGATTACCCCGAAGACGGAAACACGCTCTGGAAAGATGATTTGTTTATGTTCGGTGATGCACTTCTCGTCGCTCCTGTTATTGAAGAACGGGCAACAAAGCGAGGCGTCTATCTTCCCGCAGGCGAATGGTACGATTACTGGTCGAACGAAAAAATTTCCGGCGGGAAAGACATCACTGTTGATGCACCACTCGACAGACTTCCGTTGTTTGTGAAAGCCGGCTCGATTATTCCGACACAGCAAGTCGTTCAATACACTGACCAGGAACCGATTGACCCGTTGACCTTAGAAATATTTCCTGCTGCCATTGCCGAGACTGAGTGGTATGAAGATGATGGTATCAGTCTCGATTATCAACAAGGAAAATATTTCACCCGGGAAGCAACGTTTAGCCAAACGAAAGAGAACATGAAAGTTGCTCTTACCCAACCAAAAGGTGACTACAAACCACCGATGCGTACAATCGTCA